The proteins below are encoded in one region of Hordeum vulgare subsp. vulgare chromosome 3H, MorexV3_pseudomolecules_assembly, whole genome shotgun sequence:
- the LOC123445504 gene encoding uncharacterized protein LOC123445504, which produces MAFHQRSISLPSRPHVSETEVDQELYSLEASISSSNSIGTMCDGLRTLANIYDDLEEIICLPSNQVFSSQQRRMLDGEMEGSLELLDLCSAIQEIFVEMKAIIQELQVALRKGDDSSAQAKIQAYTRLAKTAKNHFKKNTKKAPADCSMVMMLANAREISSSLLKSALHLLSKQIEMPKQSLVSKAFYKKKAVVCKEEQLSELECSIGDLESGAGHLFRKLVQSRVSLLNILSS; this is translated from the coding sequence ATGGCTTTCCACCAAAGATCGATAAGTTTGCCTTCTAGGCCTCACGTCAGTGAGACCGAAGTCGACCAAGAGCTCTACAGCCTAGAAGCAAGCATCTCTTCCTCCAATTCCATCGGCACGATGTGCGATGGTCTCAGGACTCTTGCAAACATCTACGATGATCTTGAAGAGATCATCTGCCTACCAAGCAACCAAGTTTTCTCCTCCCAGCAAAGGAGGATGTTGGATGGAGAAATGGAAGGTTCTCTCGAGCTGCTGGATCTCTGCAGCGCCATCCAAGAGATCTTCGTCGAGATGAAGGCCATCATCCAAGAGCTGCAAGTGGCCCTAAGGAAAGGGGATGATTCCTCTGCTCAAGCCAAGATCCAAGCTTACACCCGCTTGGCAAAGACGGCCaaaaatcatttcaagaagaacacgaagaaggctCCTGCAGATTGTAGCATGGTCATGATGTTGGCCAATGCCAGAGAGATCTCTTCCTCCCTGCTGAAGTCtgcactccatctcttgtcaaagcaAATCGAAATGCCCAAACAGTCTCTTGTTTCCAAGGCATTTTACAAGAAGAAGGCGGTTGTTTGTAAGGAGGAGCAATTGTCGGAGTTAGAGTGCAGCATCGGGGATCTTGAGAGTGGAGCGGGACATCTGTTCAGGAAATTAGTCCAAAGCAGAGTTTCTCTACTCAACATCCTTAGCTCGTAG
- the LOC123445505 gene encoding uncharacterized protein LOC123445505 — MAFHQRSISLPSRPCVSETKVEQELHSLEASISSSNSISTMCDGLRTLANIYDGLEEIICLPSHQVCSSQQRRMLDGEMGCSVELLDLCNYMQETFAEMMAIIQEMQVALRKGDDAAAQAKNQSFTRLAKKARKHFKKTAKKPASDKMVMLLTKAREVCISLLESTLHLLSRQIEMPKQSLVYKAFYKKKAVVCKEEKLQELECTLGDLQNGAGNLFRKLVQNRVSLLNILSS, encoded by the coding sequence ATGGCTTTTCACCAAAGATCGATAAGTTTGCCATCTAGGCCTTGCGTGAGTGAGACCAAAGTTGAGCAAGAGCTCCACAGCCTAGAAGCAAGCATATCTTCCTCCAATTCCATCAGCACGATGTGCGATGGTCTCAGGACTCTTGCAAACATCTACGATGGTCTTGAAGAGATCATTTGCCTACCAAGCCACCAAGTTTGCTCCTCCCAGCAGAGGAGGATGTTGGATGGAGAGATGGGATGCTCCGTTGAGCTGTTAGATCTCTGCAACTACATGCAAGAGACCTTCGCCGAGATGATGGCTATCATCCAAGAGATGCAGGTGGCTCTAAGGAAAGGAGATGATGCAGCTGCTCAAGCCAAGAACCAGTCCTTTACTCGCTTGGCGAAGAAGGCCAGGAAACATTTCAAGAAGACTGCCAAGAAGCCTGCATCCGACAAGATGGTCATGCTATTGACCAAGGCAAGAGAGGTCTGCATCTCTCTGTTGGAGTCCACACTCCATCTCTTGTCGAGGCAAATTGAGATGCCAAAACAGTCTCTTGTCTACAAGGCATTTTACAAGAAGAAGGCAGTTGTTTGCAAGGAGGAGAAATTGCAGGAGTTAGAGTGTACCCTTGGAGACCTTCAGAATGGAGCAGGAAATCTGTTCAGGAAATTAGTCCAGAACAGAGTTTCTCTTTTAAACATTCTTAGCTCATAG
- the LOC123445503 gene encoding uncharacterized protein LOC123445503: MAFHQRSTSLPSRPHVSETEVKQELHSLEASISSSNSISTMCDGLRTLANIYDDLEEIICLPSNRVFSSQQRRMLDGEMEGSLDLLDLCSAMQEIFVDMKAIIQELQVALRKGDDSSAQAKIQAYTRLVKKAKNHFKKNTKKAPADCSMVMLLAKAREISVSLLESTVRLLSKQIEMPKQSLVSKAFHIKKEVVCKEEQLQELDCSIGDLESGAGHLFRKLVQSRVSLLNILSS; encoded by the coding sequence ATGGCTTTCCACCAAAGATCAACAAGTTTGCCTTCTAGGCCTCACGTCAGTGAGACAGAAGTCAAGCAGGAGCTCCATAGCCTAGAAGCAAGCATCTCTTCCTCCAATTCCATCAGCACGATGTGCGATGGTCTCAGGACTCTTGCAAACATCTACGATGATCTTGAAGAGATCATCTGCCTACCAAGCAACCGAGTTTTCTCCTCCCAGCAGAGGAGGATGTTGGATGGAGAAATGGAAGGTTCTCTCGACTTGCTGGATCTCTGCAGCGCCATGCAAGAGATCTTTGTCGACATGAAGGCCATCATCCAAGAGCTGCAAGTGGCCCTAAGGAAAGGGGATGATTCCTCTGCTCAAGCCAAGATCCAAGCTTACACCCGCTTGGTGAAGAAGGCCAagaatcatttcaagaagaacacgaagaaggctCCTGCAGATTGTAGCATGGTCATGCTGTTGGCCAAGGCCAGAGAGATCTCTGTGTCTCTCCTGGAGTCCACGGTCCGTCTCTTGTCGAAGCAAATCGAAATGCCTAAACAGTCTCTTGTTTCCAAGGCATTTCACATCAAGAAGGAAGTTGTCTGCAAGGAGGAGCAATTGCAGGAGTTAGATTGCAGTATCGGAGATCTTGAGAGTGGAGCAGGACATCTGTTCAGGAAATTAGTCCAGAGCAGAGTTTCCCTGCTCAACATCCTTAGCTCATAG
- the LOC123445516 gene encoding uncharacterized protein LOC123445516 — protein MAFHQRSISLPSRPHVSETEIEQEVHRLQASISSSSSISTMGDGLRSLANIYDGLEEIICLPSNQACSSQQRNMLDGEMECSIELLDLCNTMQETFAEMMVVIQELQVALRKGDDAAAQAKIQSFTRLAKKARKHFKKSTKKAASDKMVILLTKAREICISLLESTLHLLSKQIEMPQQFLVCKAFCKKKAVVCNEEQLHELECSIEDLQNGAGNLFRKLVQNRVSLLNILSS, from the coding sequence ATGGCTTTCCACCAAAGATCGATAAGTTTGCCTTCTAGGCCTCACGTCAGTGAGACCGAAATCGAGCAAGAGGTCCACCGCCTACAAGCAAGCATCTCTTCCTCTAGTTCTATCAGCACGATGGGCGATGGTCTCAGGAGTCTTGCAAACATCTACGATGGTCTCGAAGAGATTATTTGCCTACCAAGCAACCAAGCTTGCTCCTCCCAGCAGAGGAACATGTTGGATGGAGAGATGGAGTGCTCCATTGAGCTCTTAGATCTCTGCAACACCATGCAAGAGACCTTCGCCGAGATGATGGTCGTCATCCAAGAGCTGCAAGTGGCTCTAAGAAAAGGAGATGATGCAGCTGCTCAAGCCAAGATCCAGTCTTTTACTCGCTTAGCGAAGAAGGCCAGGAAACATTTCAAGAAGTCTACCAAGAAGGCTGCATCCGACAAGATGGTCATTTTATTGACCAAGGCAAGAGAGATCTGCATCTCTCTGTTGGAGTCCACACTCCATCTCTTGTCGAAGCAAATTGAAATGCCACAACAGTTTCTTGTCTGCAAGGCATTTTGCAAGAAGAAGGCAGTTGTCTGCAATGAGGAGCAGTTGCACGAGTTGGAGTGCAGTATCGAAGATCTTCAGAATGGAGCAGGAAATCTGTTCAGGAAATTAGTCCAGAACAGAGTTTCTCTTCTAAACATTCTTAGCTCATAG
- the LOC123445508 gene encoding uncharacterized protein LOC123445508 translates to MAFHLRSTSLPSRPHTTETEVEQELLILEASISSRTTIGAMCDGLRTLANIYDDLEEIICLPSNQVFSSQQRRMLDGEMEGSLELLDLCSAIQEIFVEMKAIIQELQVALRKGDHSIAQAKIQAYNRLVKKAKNHFKKTTKKAPAACRMVMLLAKAREISASLLESTLHPLSKQIEMPKQSLVSKAFHKKKVLVCKEDHLSELECSIAALESGSEHLFRKLVQSRVSLLNILSL, encoded by the coding sequence ATGGCTTTCCACCTAAGATCGACAAGTCTGCCTTCTAGGCCTCACACCACCGAGACCGAAGTAGAGCAAGAGCTGCTGATCCTAGAGGCTAGCATCTCTTCCCGTACCACCATCGGCGCAATGTGCGATGGTCTCAGGACTCTTGCAAACATCTACGATGATCTTGAAGAGATCATCTGCCTACCAAGCAACCAAGTTTTCTCCTCCCAGCAGAGGAGGATGTTGGATGGAGAAATGGAAGGTTCTCTCGAGCTGCTGGATCTCTGCAGCGCCATCCAAGAGATCTTCGTCGAGATGAAGGCCATCATCCAAGAGCTGCAAGTGGCTCTAAGGAAAGGGGATCATTCCATTGCTCAAGCCAAGATCCAAGCTTACAACCGCTTGGTGAAGAAGGCCAAGAATCATTTCAAGAAGACCACGAAAAAGGCTCCTGCAGCTTGCAGGATGGTCATGTTGTTGGCCAAGGCCAGAGAGATCTCTGCCTCTCTGCTGGAGTCCACACTCCATCCCTTGTCGAAGCAAATCGAAATGCCTAAACAGTCTCTTGTTTCCAAGGCATTTCACAAAAAGAAGGTGCTTGTTTGCAAGGAGGATCACTTGTCGGAGTTAGAGTGCAGTATCGCAGCTCTTGAGAGCGGATCAGAACATCTGTTCAGGAAATTAGTCCAGAGCAGAGTTTCTCTACTCAATATCCTTAGCTTGTAG
- the LOC123445515 gene encoding uncharacterized protein LOC123445515, protein MAFHQRSISLPSRPHISETEVEQELHSLEASISSSSSISTMCDGLRSLANIYDGLEEIICLPSNQVCSSEQRNMLDGEMGCSIELLDLCSNMQEAFAEMMVLIQELQVALRRGDDAAAQAKIRSFTRLVNKARKHFKKTTKKAASDKMVMLLSKAREICISLLESILHLLLKQIEMPKQSLVGKAFCKKKAVVCSEEQLQELECSIEDLQNGAGNLFRKLVQNRVSLLNILSS, encoded by the coding sequence ATGGCTTTCCACCAGAGATCGATAAGTTTGCCTTCTAGGCCTCATATCAGTGAGACCGAAGTTGAGCAAGAACTCCACAGCCTAGAAGCAAGCATCTCTTCCTCCAGTTCCATCAGCACGATGTGCGATGGTCTTAGGAGTCTTGCAAACATCTACGATGGTCTTGAAGAGATCATTTGCCTACCAAGCAACCAAGTTTGCTCCTCCGAGCAGAGGAACATGTTGGATGGAGAAATGGGATGCTCCATTGAGCTCTTAGATCTCTGCAGCAACATGCAAGAAGCCTTCGCCGAGATGATGGTCCTCATCCAAGAGCTGCAAGTGGCTCTAAGAAGAGGAGACGATGCAGCTGCGCAAGCCAAGATCCGGTCTTTTACTCGCTTGGTGAACAAGGCCAGGAAACATTTCAAGAAGACTACCAAGAAGGCTGCATCCGACAAGATGGTCATGCTATTGAGCAAGGCAAGAGAGATCTGCATCTCTCTGTTGGAGTCCATACTCCATCTCTTGTTGAAGCAAATTGAAATGCCAAAGCAGTCTCTTGTCGGCAAGGCATTTTGCAAGAAGAAGGCAGTTGTCTGCAGTGAGGAGCAGTTGCAGGAGTTGGAGTGCAGTATCGAAGATCTTCAGAATGGAGCAGGAAATCTGTTCAGGAAATTAGTCCAGAACAGAGTTTCTCTTCTAAACATTCTTAGCTCATAG
- the LOC123445511 gene encoding uncharacterized protein LOC123445511, with protein sequence MAFHLRSISLPSRPQATEIEVKEELLSLEASISSSNSISTVCDGLRSLANIYDGIEEIICLPSHQACSSQQRVMLDGELEASLELLDLCGAMQEFFVEMKAIIQELQVALRKGDDAAAQTKIQSYTRLAKKARNHFRKATKKAPTDCRIVMLLAKAREVSTSLLDSALHLVSKQIEMPKQSLVSKAFHKKKAVVCKEEQLSELEGSIGDLESGAGHMFRKLVQSRVSLLNILSL encoded by the coding sequence ATGGCTTTCCACCTCAGATCGATAAGTCTCCCTTCTAGGCCTCAGGCCACCGAGATTGAAGTCAAAGAAGAGCTGCTGAGCCTAGAAGCAAGCATCTCTTCCTCTAATTCCATCAGCACGGTGTGCGATGGTCTCAGGAGTCTTGCAAACATCTACGATGGTATTGAAGAGATCATTTGCCTACCAAGCCACCAAGCTTGCTCTTCCCAGCAGAGGGTGATGTTGGATGGAGAACTGGAAGCTTCTCTCGAGCTCCTAGATCTCTGCGGCGCCATGCAAGAGTTCTTCGTCGAGATGAAGGCCATCATCCAAGAGCTACAAGTGGCTCTAAGGAAAGGGGATGATGCAGCTGCTCAAACCAAGATCCAATCTTACACCCGTTTGGCGAAGAAGGCCAGGAACCATTTCAGGAAGGCCACGAAGAAGGCTCCTACAGATTGCAGGATAGTCATGCTATTGGCCAAGGCCAGGGAGGTCTCTACCTCTCTCCTGGATTCCGCActccatctggtgtcgaagcaaatCGAAATGCCTAAACAGTCTCTTGTTTCCAAGGCATTTCACAAGAAGAAGGCGGTTGTTTGTAAGGAGGAACAATTGTCGGAATTAGAGGGCAGTATCGGGGATCTTGAGAGTGGAGCAGGACATATGTTCAGGAAATTAGTCCAGAGCAGAGTTTCTCTACTCAACATCCTTAGCTTGTAG
- the LOC123445509 gene encoding uncharacterized protein LOC123445509, translating to MAFHQRSTSLPSRPHAGETEVEQELHGLEASISSSNSISMMCDGLRTLADIYDCLEEIICLPSNQVCSFQHRRMLDGEMEGSLELLDLCSAMQEIFIEMKAIAQELQVALRKGDNAAVQAKIQSYTRLTRKAKNHFKKNTKKALADCSMVMLLVKAREISMSLLESTLRLLSKQIEMPKQSLVSKAFHKKKAVVCKEEQLEELECSIEDLESGAGHLFRKLVQSRVSLLNILSS from the coding sequence ATGGCTTTCCACCAAAGATCAACAAGTTTGCCTTCTAGGCCTCACGCTGGTGAGACCGAAGTCGAGCAAGAGCTCCATGGCCTAGAAGCAAGCATCTCTTCCTCCAATTCCATCAGCATGATGTGCGATGGTCTCAGGACTCTTGCAGACATCTATGATTGTCTTGAAGAGATCATCTGCCTACCAAGCAACCAAGTTTGCTCCTTCCAGCATAGGAGGATGTTGGATGGAGAAATGGAAGGTTCACTCGAGCTGCTGGATCTCTGCAGCGCCATGCaagagatcttcatcgagatgaAGGCCATCGCCCAAGAGCTGCAAGTGGCTTTGAGAAAAGGGGATAACGCAGCTGTTCAAGCAAAGATCCAGTCCTACACCCGCTTGACGAGGAAGGCCAagaatcatttcaagaagaacacgaagaaggctCTTGCAGATTGTAGCATGGTCATGCTGTTGGTCAAGGCCAGAGAGATCTCTATGTCTCTCCTGGAGTCCACACTCCGTCTCTTGTCGAAGCAAATCGAAATGCCTAAACAGTCTCTTGTTTCCAAGGCATTTCACAAAAAGAAGGCCGTTGTTTGCAAGGAGGAGCAGTTGGAGGAGTTAGAGTGCAGTATCGAAGATCTTGAGAGTGGAGCAGGACATCTGTTCAGGAAATTAGTCCAGAGCAGAGTTTCTCTACTTAACATCCTTAGCTCATAG
- the LOC123445513 gene encoding uncharacterized protein LOC123445513 yields the protein MAFHQRSISLPSRPHISETEVEQELHSLEASMSSSSSISTMCDGLRSLANIYDGLEEIICLPSNQVCSSEQRNMLDGEMGCSIELLDLCSNMQEAFAEMMVLIQELQVALRRGDDAAAQAKIRSFTRLVNKARKHFKKTTKKAASDKMVMLLSKAREICISLLESTLHLLLKQIEMPKQSLVCKAFCKKKAVVCKEEQLQELECRIEELQNGAGNLFRKLVQNRVSLLNILSS from the coding sequence ATGGCTTTCCACCAAAGATCGATAAGTTTGCCTTCTAGGCCTCACATCAGTGAGACCGAAGTTGAGCAAGAACTCCACAGCCTAGAAGCAAGCATGTCTTCCTCCAGTTCCATCAGCACGATGTGCGATGGTCTTAGGAGTCTTGCAAACATCTACGATGGTCTTGAAGAGATCATTTGCCTACCAAGCAACCAAGTTTGCTCCTCCGAGCAGAGGAACATGTTGGATGGAGAAATGGGATGCTCCATTGAGCTCTTAGATCTCTGCAGCAACATGCAAGAGGCCTTCGCCGAGATGATGGTCCTCATCCAAGAGCTGCAAGTGGCTCTAAGAAGAGGAGACGATGCAGCTGCGCAAGCCAAGATCCGGTCTTTTACTCGCTTGGTGAACAAGGCCAGGAAACATTTCAAGAAGACTACCAAGAAGGCTGCATCCGACAAGATGGTCATGCTATTGAGCAAGGCAAGAGAGATCTGCATCTCTCTGTTGGAGTCCACACTCCATCTCTTGTTGAAGCAAATTGAAATGCCAAAGCAGTCTCTTGTCTGCAAGGCATTTTGCAAGAAGAAGGCAGTTGTCTGCAAGGAGGAGCAGTTGCAGGAGTTGGAGTGCCGTATCGAAGAACTTCAGAATGGAGCAGGAAATCTGTTCAGGAAATTAGTCCAAAACAGAGTTTCTCTTCTAAACATTCTTAGCTCATAG
- the LOC123445510 gene encoding uncharacterized protein LOC123445510: MAFHLRSTSLPSRPQATETEVKEELRSLEASVSSSNSISTMCDGLRSLANIYDGLEEIICLPSHQACSSQQRVMLDGELEASLELLDLCGAMQEIFVEMKAIIQELQVALRKGDDAAAQAKIQSYTRLAKKARNHFKKATKKAPTDCRIVMLLAKAREVSTSLLESTLHLVSKQIERPKESLVSKAFHKKKAVVCKEEQLSELERSIGDLESGAGHLFRKLVQSRVTLLNILSL; the protein is encoded by the coding sequence ATGGCTTTCCACCTCAGATCGACAAGTCTGCCTTCTAGGCCTCAGGCCACCGAGACCGAAGTCAAAGAAGAGCTGCGGAGCCTAGAAGCAAGCGTCTCTTCCTCCAATTCCATCAGCACGATGTGCGATGGTCTCAGGAGTCTTGCAAACATCTACGATGGTCTTGAAGAGATCATTTGCCTACCAAGCCACCAAGCTTGCTCCTCCCAGCAGAGGGTGATGTTGGATGGAGAACTGGAAGCTTCTCTCGAGCTCCTAGATCTCTGCGGCGCCATGCAAGAGATCTTCGTCGAGATGAAGGCCATCATCCAAGAGCTACAAGTGGCTCTAAGGAAAGGGGATGATGCAGCTGCTCAAGCCAAGATCCAGTCTTACACCCGTTTGGCGAAGAAGGCCAGGAACCATTTCAAGAAGGCCACGAAGAAGGCTCCTACAGATTGCAGGATAGTCATGCTATTGGCCAAGGCCAGGGAGGTCTCTACCTCTCTCCTGGAGTCCACActccatctggtgtcgaagcaaatCGAAAGGCCTAAAGAGTCTCTTGTTTCCAAAGCATTTCACAAGAAGAAGGCGGTTGTTTGTAAGGAGGAACAATTGTCGGAATTAGAGCGCAGTATCGGGGATCTTGAGAGTGGAGCAGGACATCTGTTCAGGAAATTAGTCCAGAGCAGAGTTACTCTACTCAACATCCTTAGCTTGTAG
- the LOC123445514 gene encoding uncharacterized protein LOC123445514, whose product MAFHQRSTSMPSRPHVCETEIEHELHSLEASISSSNSISTMCDSLRTLANIYDGLEEIICLPSNQVCSSRQRRMLDGEMEGSLEVLDLCSAMQEIFVEMKSIIQELQVALRKGGDSSAQAKIQAYTRLVKKAKNHFKKNTKKAPADCSMVMLLAKTREIFVSLLESTLRLLSKQIEMPKRSLVSKAFHKKKAVVCKEQLLELECSIEDLESGAGHLFRKLVQSRVSLLNILSS is encoded by the coding sequence ATGGCTTTCCACCAAAGATCAACAAGTATGCCTTCTAGGCCTCACGTCTGTGAGACCGAAATTGAGCACGAGCTCCATAGCCTAGAAGCAAGCATCTCTTCCTCCAATTCTATCAGCACGATGTGCGATAGTCTCAGGACTCTTGCAAACATCTACGATGGTCTTGAAGAGATCATCTGCCTACCAAGCAACCAAGTTTGCTCTTCCCGGCAGAGGAGGATGTTGGATGGAGAAATGGAAGGTTCTCTCGAGGTTCTGGATCTCTGCAGCGCCATGCAAGAGATCTTCGTCGAGATGAAGTCCATCATCCAAGAGCTGCAAGTGGCCCTAAGGAAAGGGGGTGATTCCTCTGCTCAAGCCAAGATCCAAGCTTACACCCGCTTGGTGAAGAAGGCCAagaatcatttcaagaagaacacgaagaaggctCCTGCAGATTGTAGCATGGTCATGCTGTTGGCTAAGACCAGAGAGATCTTTGTGTCTCTCCTGGAGTCCACACTCCGTCTCTTGTCGAAGCAAATTGAAATGCCTAAACGGTCTCTTGTTTCCAAGGCATTTCACAAAAAGAAAGCAGTTGTTTGCAAGGAGCAATTGCTGGAGTTAGAGTGCAGCATCGAAGATCTTGAGAGTGGAGCAGGACATCTGTTCAGGAAATTAGTCCAGAGCAGAGTTTCTCTACTCAACATCCTTAGCTCATAG
- the LOC123445506 gene encoding uncharacterized protein LOC123445506, whose amino-acid sequence MAFHQRSISLPSRPHVSETEVEQEIHRLEASISSSHSISTMGDGLWSLANIYDGLEEIICLPSKQACSSQQINMLDGEMECSIELLDLCNTIQETFAEMMVVIQELQAALRKGDDAAAQATIQSFTRLAKKTRKYFKKSTKKAASDKMVMLLTKAREVCISLLESTLHLLSKKIEMPQQSLVCKAFCKKKAVVCKEEQLQELECSIEDLQNGAGNLFRKLVQNRVSLLNILSS is encoded by the coding sequence ATGGCTTTCCACCAAAGATCGATAAGTTTGCCTTCTAGGCCTCACGTCAGTGAGACCGAAGTCGAGCAAGAGATCCACCGCCTAGAAGCAAGCATCTCTTCGTCCCATTCTATCAGCACGATGGGCGATGGTCTCTGGAGTCTTGCAAACATCTACGATGGTCTCGAAGAGATTATTTGCCTACCAAGCAAGCAAGCTTGCTCCTCCCAGCAGATAAACATGTTGGATGGAGAGATGGAGTGCTCCATTGAGCTCTTAGATCTCTGCAACACCATACAAGAGACCTTCGCCGAGATGATGGTCGTCATCCAAGAGCTGCAAGCGGCTCTAAGAAAAGGAGATGATGCAGCTGCTCAAGCCACGATCCAATCTTTTACTCGCTTAGCGAAGAAGACCaggaaatatttcaagaagtctaccAAGAAGGCTGCATCCGACAAGATGGTCATGCTATTGACCAAGGCAAGAGAGGTATGCATCTCTCTGTTGGAGTCCACACTCCATCTGTTGTCGAAGAAAATTGAAATGCCACAACAGTCTCTTGTCTGCAAGGCATTTTGCAAGAAGAAGGCAGTTGTCTGCAAGGAGGAGCAGTTGCAGGAGTTGGAGTGCAGTATCGAAGATCTTCAGAATGGAGCAGGAAATCTGTTCAGGAAATTAGTCCAGAACAGAGTTTCTCTTTTGAACATTCTTAGCTCATAG